The genomic interval GCTTTATTTTTGAGGGATGTGATTCTTGCGGCATTGGTAATGGAACTATTTAAGCTATCAACCGTAAAATTCCACTCCGTTTCAAAAGGTATGATAGGATCTTCAATAAAGGGATAGTTAGGGAAGAGGTCATCGACTAACTCTTTTCCATATTGGTCTAAAATATTACTTAAAGCCAACTCGTTTGTTCCGCGCGCGAGCGTTGCTGACATAAGCTTTAATAATAGAGCCGAATTAAGTGGTTTCCATAGCTCTGGTTTGTAGTCAAGAATTTTAAATTCTATGGGATAATCCGCTGGCTTGAGCTGGCTGATATAAGCGTTTATCCCTTCGGTATAGGCTTCAAGGATGGCTTTGCTTTGAGGGTCTTTATTGGCTTCGGTCAGCATATTTTCCGCTCCATAAGTCATGCCCATTCTACGTTGATACCGATCTAATTCAATTGCTTGGTCTCCAATTACTTCGGAAAGCCGACCAGCGGCATAGCGCGTTTGGAAGTCCAGCTGCCATAAACGGTCTTTTGCTGTAATGTATCCTTGAGCAAAGTAAAGATCATGGTTGTTTTCTGCGAAGATGTGTGGTATTCCTTGTTCGTCGATCAGAATGGTGACTTCTTCTAATAGAGCATCGCTATCAATGAATAAATCGTGTGGCTTGATGGGTTCTGCGTTTCGCCAGAAACCGGTGGAAGGATTAAGAAATTTGCCAAGCGGAGGTATATCACCTAATTTTCGATTGAGTAGATAAATGCCGACTAGCGTTAAAAAAGCAAAAAAAATCAACTTAAGAAAAGCTAATCGTTTCATCGATAATAATAGGTGTCAGTTAGTTAAGTGTTTAAAGATATGTAATATTTTTGATATGAAAGAAAATAGATGTTGTGAAAAATAAAAAGAAGGATCGGCGAACCGTCCTTCTTTTTACATAAACCTATAAAGATTTGACCTTGCTATTCCTGATTATCGGAATTGCGGTTTTCGATTTCTTGTTGTTCCCGTAGTTTGTCAACCTGGTTCTTTTCACCGTAGTTCTCTGTTTTATCGGAGAAGCTAGTTAAGAGGTCTTCGATTGAATCAAAATTATCTGCGGTCCGTTGGTGCATGTCCGAAAGGACGCTTTCCAGCTTTTTGTCATTTAATTCGAAGTTATCCACTTCCAGTTTTCCGACTTTTTCGATAATGGCTTGTTGACTATGTTTTAAGTCTTCTAATTGACGGACAATCTTTTCCATCAATTCAAATTTTTTCAATTTGTCCATGCGTTATTGTTTAGTTTGTGAACTAATTTCTGTTTGTATTCTCTATAAGAAACAGCATGGTTTTAAAATTGTTTGTTTGTGTGATGTTAGTGAGTTAATCCGCGTGTAGCCAAAAGTCGGGCTACATATTTACCAACGATGTCAAATTCGAGGTTGACTTCAGTACCGATTTCTATGTCTTTGAAACTGGTGTGCTCATAAGTGTATGGAATTATTGTCACGGTGAAACTGTCGTTTTTCGAGTTAAAAACGGTGAGACTGACTCCATTAATGCTAATGGAGCCTTTTTCGACCGTAATATTGCCAAACGACGGGTCGTATCTGAAAGAGAAGAGCCAACTTCCATTTTCGTCTTTCTTATCGATACATACAGCTTTTTGGTCTACATGACCTTGGACAATATGGCCGTCAAGACGCCCGCCGACAGGGGTGCAGCGCTCCAGGTTGAGCAGATCTCCTTCTTTCAGATCACCTAGTGTGCTTTTATTTAAGGTTTCATGGACTGCTGTAACTAGGTGTTCGTCGCCGTTGACTTCGACAACGGTTAAACATACACCGTTGTGTGAGACACTTTGATCGATTTTTAACTCGTTCGATAGTGAAGAGTTGACTGTAAAGTGAAGGTTAGTGCCTTCTGCTTTTATTTTTTTGACCGTTCCGACGGTCTCAATGATACCTGTAAACATGTTTTCTTAATTTGTGCGATTCCTTCTCCAATTTGAACGACTATTGTTTTTCTGGGAATTTGATAGAGGGTCAGGTTGTTGTTTCTTTTTGAAAAGATAATTACCGATTAAAGCTGAAATTAGGGCGTCTTTATCGCAGTTCTCTATCGATTCCGATTGGAAATGTATGTCAATAAATTTTGTATTGTAGCTTCCGTCTTGAAAAGCTGGATGATCCATTACAAAAGATCCGAAATTTAATGTATTCTTGATGCCGGTGATTTTATATTCTGTGATTGCACGTTTCATTCGCTGGATTGCTTCGTGGCGATCTTTTCCCCAAACGCTCAATTTAGCGATCATCGGATCGTAATAGACGGAAACTTCCATGCCAATGTCATAAGCATTATCTACACGAACACCCGGTCCGGACGGAATCTTGTAATTATCTAACATACCTGTGTCTGGAAGAAAGTTGTTTTTAGGATCCTCAGCATAGATGCGTAATTCAATAGCGTGGCCTTGGATGTTGACATCTTCCTGCGTTAAAGATAGCACCTTTCCCTGAGCAATATTAATCTGCTCTTTAACGAGGTCAACTCCGGTGATCAGCTCTGTTATGGGATGTTCTACCTGAAGTCGAGTGTTCATTTCGAGAAAATAAAAGTTTAGCTGGTTGTCGACAATAAACTCGACAGTTCCTGCACCTGTGTAGTTGCAAGCTTTAACTAGATCCAGAGCGCATTTCCCCATTTTTTCCCGGATGGCCGGTGTTAGGACGCTGCAAGGAGCTTCTTCGATAACCTTTTGATGCCTTCGTTGGATAGAGCACTCCCGTTCGAACAGGTAAATGCTGTTGCCATGTTCATCTGCCAATACTTGGATTTCGACATGTTTGGGTGCAGAAATATAACGCTCTAAAAATACGGAACCATCACCAAAGGCAGAGCTGGCTTCCGATATGGCTAGTTTTAATTCATTCAGAAAATCTTCTTGGTCTTGAACAATACGCATACCTTTTCCACCGCCACCAGCTGCTGCCTTGATCAGGATGGGAAAACCAATATCCCTGGCTTGTTGTAATGCTTCGTTTGTGTCTGAGATGGGGTGGCTTGTCCCCTTTAATAGGGGGATTTTATGCGCTAATGCTAGCTTTTTAGCTGAGAGTTTATTTCCCATTAATTCCATCGCCTCAGAGGAAGGACCAATCAATTTGATACTTTCTTTTTCCAGAGCCTTGGCAAAGAGAGGGTTCTCGGATAGAAAACCATATCCGGGGTGGACGGCATCTACGTTGGTTTGTTTACAAGCTTCGATGATCTTTGAAATGGATAAATAAGAATCTGATGCGGAGGATTTACCGATATAAACAGCCTCATCAGCATGCTGAACGTGTAATGCGGTGCGGTCGGCGTCTGAATAGACAGCAACGGTTGAAATTCCCATTTCATGAGCCGAACGAATGACTCGAATGGCAATCTCTCCGCGATTAGCGATTAGAATCTTCTTCATCGGAATTTATTTTACGAGTATAGACAGCGAATGTTTGATATAAAACTAGGAATTAATAAATTATTTCCGGCATTATTGTAAAAAGTACACTTTGAGTTGTTTTTTTGTTAACATTGATAAACTGCATTTAGAGACTGCCAATGCGTTTTTTTAACGGTTCAATCAAAGATTAAGGAAAAATAAAAAAATTAAAATTTGTAAAAAATTAGGAAAGCTGTATTTTGTGCAAATTTTAATTTTTTTGCTAACTTGAAAAACAGATAATTAATATTCAAATATGATCATTATTGCAGACGGCGGGTCGACAAAAACAAATTGGTGTGTCATAGATAATTCTGGTAAGAAAATCTATTTTAACACGGAAGGTTATAACCCTTATTTTGTAAGTAAAGAATACATTCAGAGTTCTTTGAAAAAGGGCTTGCCTGAAGACCTGAATCTGGAGGATATTACAGAGGTACATTACTATGGTGCTGGTGTACATAATGAAGAAAAAGCTGAGATTATCAAAGATGCATTTAGTCACTTTTTTACCAAAGCGGAAATAGCTGTCGGGCATGACCTGTTAGCCGCAGCTCGCGCTTTATTGGGAACAGAAACAGGCTTTGCCGCAATTTTGGGTACGGGTACGAATACATGTATCTATGACGGTGAAGATGTTGCTATGAATATTGATTCTGCTGCATATATTTTGGGGGATGAGGGGAGTGGTTGTTATATCGGGAAAAAACTATTGACTGATTATGTACGTGGGTTGATGCCGGAAAATGTAAGACAGGAGTTTTGGAATACATATAAGATAACGCCGGATGAGGTAATGGATCGTGTATATACGCAACCTTTGGCGAATCGTTTTTGTGCCAGCTTCAGTAAGTTTGCTTATGACTGTGCTGTGAATATTGAATATTTGAGAGGGATTGTTAAGTCATCGTTTGCAGACTTTTTTACAAACCTGGTTTCTAAGTATCCAGATTACAAAAATTATAGTTTTAACTGTATTGGCTCGGTTGGATATAACTTTAGGAATGTGTTGGAGGAAACTGCATCAGAGTTTGGGATGACTACAGGCAGGATTATTCGGTCACCAATAGATGATTTGGTGAAATACCATATTAATCAAGCAAAAAAATAAGGGTAGAGCTCTAAAAATAATTTATACGAAAAGAATCGAGAGGCCGGGTTAATCCCGGCCTCTCGATGTATAATAACGTTATATTATAGTATTTATATGATAGTTTTATTTGATGTTATTTTCCGAACGATAATTCGTTTTGAAAAACCTTGGCATATTGGCGCCGGTCAAACTTGTAGAGACGAGCTGCGCGATAGGAGACTCCGCGTTGTTTTTCGTCCAACTCTTTTAGAATATTATAGTTAAGCATTTTCTTTCGAAAGTTTCGTTTGTCAAGTGAGCGTCCTGAGATGGCCTCGTATACCTTTTGTAGTTGTGTTAAGGTAAACTTTTCTGGTAATAACTCAAATGCTATACTGCTATTTTTTAGTTTGCTTCGTATTTTCTCTAAGCTCTTTGTTATAATGTTATTATGATCAAATGCTAATTCGGGTAAGTCATTGATAGGATGCCACTCTGCTCGTTTTACATAATCGGAGTGAGGTTTAAGAGCCAGCGTATTCTTTATTCGTAATAGAGCATAATAGGCTACTGTGATAACCCGACCTTGAGGATGACGTTTTAGGTCACCAAAAGTATAAAGCTGCTCCATGAAAATATTGCGTAAGCCTGTGTGCTCATATAAAATACGCTCGACAGCATCATCAATGGTTTCGTCTTTTTCGACAAAAAAACCAGGTAGGCCCCACCAGTCTTTATAGGGATATTCGTTTCTCTCAACGAGCAACACCTTAATTTCGCCTTCGTCGAAACCGAAAATCACGCAATCTGCCGTAAATATGGACTGTAGATGAGGTAAATGTGTTTGCAAAATAGTTGTGTTTATTCCGTTTTTAAAAAAAATATCTAAGTTTGTTAATACAGTTGTCGTTGCGCATAGGCAACTGTTTACAAAAATGTAAAAAAAAATACAATTTTTTGTGATAGTGTAGAAAATACACGTTATATTCGTAATAGTAAAATAAAAATAAAGAATAGCTATTTTGGCGAAAAAAATAAATAGAATCGGAGTTTTTACCTCGGGGGGCGATGCTCCGGGGATGAATGCTTGCATTCGAGCTGTGGTAAGAACGGCTCTTTATAATGATTTAAAGGTAACTGGCATTCTTCAGGGATATCAAGGAATGATTTCTAATCAGTTTATTGATATGAATAGTCGTTCAGTTAGCAATATTATCCAATTAGGCGGAACGATCCTGAAAACAGCGCGGTGTACTGAATTCCGAACTTCTGAGGGTAGAAAGTTGGCTTATGAGAATATTAAAGCGGCGGGTATTGACGCGCTTATTGGTATTGGTGGTGACGGTACGTTTACAGGGATCGAAGTATTTTCGAGAGAGTTTGATATTCCCGTAATCGGAATTCCTGGAACAATCGATAATGATTTATATGGCTCGGACTTTACACTGGGCTTTGATACGGCTTGTAACACAGTTATCGAGGCGATTGATAAGATCAGGGATACAGCAGCCTCTCACGATCGATTGTTTTTCGTGGAAGTGATGGGGCGGGATTCAGGCTGTATTGCATTGAATTCAGGAATAGCAGGTGGTGCTGAAGCGATATTAATGCCTGAGACCGGGACGGCGATAGAAGATTTAATATCACAACTAGAAAAAGCCGCACAAGGGAAGAAAACATCAACCATTGTTATTATTGCGGAAGGCGAAATGAATGGTGGCGCTTATAACGTAGCAAAGCGTGTTAAAAGTAAGTTTGATTTTTATGACACGAAAGTTACGATTCTGGGACATTTACAGCGTGGTGGTGCTCCTTCTAGCTTTGATAGGGTACTAGCGAGCCGTTTGGGTTTCGCTGCAGTAAACATATTGCTGGCAGGTAAGTCCAGACGGGTTGTAGGGCTTCGGGGAAATGGTATTGTTGATATTGATATCACGGAGTCGATTAACAATAAAGCTTTTAAATTGGCAGATGATATGATTGAACTATCAAATGTTCTGGCAATATAGGAGATAAGATGATTGCTGTTGTATTTAGTGGTTCACGATTGGCAGACTGGCGCTTAGCTGAAAAAGGCAAGGTGTTGGCTGGTTTTAAAACTGTGGGGATTAATCCGCACCATAATGATGAAACGAAAATTGAACAGCTGCTAAATAAGAATAATACGCTGATTAACTACGCAGAAAGAATAAAACGTATTTATTTTTTTGGGGCAGGAGCCTCGTCAAAGGAAAATGCCAATACTGTGTCGAAAGCGTTTAATTCGTTCTTTCGCTTTGGTAAAGTATATGTAGCTCATGATTTAAAGGCTGCGGCCTTGGCTACCTGCGGCGATCATGCCGGGCTGGTGGGAATCATTGGGAGTGGATCAAACGCTGGATACTTTAACGGGAAAAAGGTATTGCCTAATAACTATGGTTTAGGGTATATCCTGGCAGATGAAGGATCTGCAAACTGGTTGGGTAGAAATTTGTTACAAGATTATATTACAATGCAACTACCAGCTGATCTTGTAACAAAGTTTGATGAGAAGTATTCTCTTGACAGGAAACTGATCTTGGAGAAGGTCTATAGACATCCAAATCCAATTTTGTTTTTGAGTTCGTTCTCGGAGTTCATTTTTGAAAATCGAGATCATGAATATTTTAAAAACTTAGTTATTAGGGGGTTTAATCTTGTATTTGAAAAGTATTTTATTCCTTTCAAACAAAAGTACCCTGGTCTGGATGTAAATTTTACGGGAAGCGTGGCTTATGATTATCAGGAATGGTTGAGGGAAGTGGCCGAAAGTCATGACTTTAAAGTAGGCTCTATTATTAGGGAGCCCATTCACAATCTATTAAATTATTATTTAAATAAAAACAAGTAAATATGAAAATTGGAATTAACGGATTTGGAAGAATCGGACGTTTAGCTTTTAGAGCTGCGATAAAAAGAGATGACATCGAAATTGTTGGTGTTAACGATTTGGTATCACCGGATTATTTAGCTTACATGCTAAAATATGATTCTACGCACGGTAGATTTGACGGAACTGTTGAGGAGAAAGATGGTCACTTGGTGGTTAACGGTAAAACTATTCGTGTAACTGCTGAAAAAGATCCAGCAAATTTAAAATGGGATGAAGTAGGTGCTGAGGTGATTCTAGAGTGTACTGGTTTTTTCCTAACTCAGGAGTTGGCTCAGAAGCATATTGAAGCAGGTGCTAAAAAAGTAGTACTTTCTGCGCCAGCTAAAGATGATACACCAACTTTCGTTGTAGGGGTGAATCACAAAGAATTAAAAGCAGACCAAAAAATAGTTTCTAATGCATCTTGTACGACAAACTGTTTGGCACCAATGGTTAAAGTCCTGAATGATAATTTCGGTATCGTTGAAGGCTTGATGACTACTGTTCATGCTGTTACTGCCACTCAAAAAACGGTTGATGGCCCTTCGCAAAAGGATTGGAGAGGAGGAAGAGGTGCTTATCAAAATATTATTCCTTCGTCAACTGGAGCTGCAAAAGCAGTAGGTTTGGTTATTCCTGAAATTCAAGGAAAATTAACAGGTATGTCTTTCCGGGTACCAGTTGCTGATGTGTCAGTAGTGGATTTGACAGTTCGTTTGGAAAAACCAACGACTTATGATCAAATTAAAAAGGCTTTTAAAGATGCATCTGAAGGAGAGTTGAAGGGTGTGGTAGGATATACAGAAGAGGATGTAGTTTCTGAAGACTTTAAGGGCGACCCACGTACGAGTATCTTTGATGCGAAAGCAGGTATTGCGTTGAATGACAATTTTGTGAAAGTTGTCGCTTGGTACGATAATGAGTGGGGTTACTCTAATAAATTGATAGACTTAGTACAAGAAGTTGGCAAGCTTTCTTAAAGAAGTTAGAGTCAGTTAATAAAAAGGTGCAGATTTGTCTGCACCTTTTTTGGTTTTATCAATTATGTACTCTCTGAAGTTTCTGATTATTTATTCGTTAAGTTTCTGAAGCAGGGATTTTATTTCTACCGGATCACTTTGGAAAATGTCACTACCCATATTCTCGATTGCCGGATTATGATATTCCATTTGAGAAGGAAATATAGATTTTGCTGAAGCATGCCATTCTATTGCGGGTACTAATTCTTTTAAAAATTTGATGTTCGTTGATTTTACTCCTGATCCTGGCATGATGATGATCCGGTCGTTGGCTTGTTCAATAAGTTGTTTTAAAGTCGCTGAACCTTCGATAGCCGTGTTTTTAAGCCCCGAGGTGAGTAATCGATCACAACCGGCTTCGATGATAGCCTCCAGCGCTGTTTCTGGGTTATTACAGACATCGAACGCTCGGTGGAAGGTGACGCTCATGGGTTTTGCTAATTGGACGAGCGTCTTTGTCCGGTCGATGTCAATACTGCCATCGAAGAGAAGGATACCAATAACAACACCATTGAATCCTAACTTTTTGCAGAACAGAACATCTTCTTTCATGATTTCAAATTCGCTTTCGGTATATAGAAAATCACCGCTACGAGGTCTGATGAGTACATTAATGTCAATTGTAATATTTTCTTTTACTAGTTGAAGGGTTCCAAACGAAGGCGTAGTACCCCCTTCGTTTAGATTTTCGCAAAGCTCAATTCGGTCGGCTCCCGCCTCTTGGGCAATGAGAGCCGATTTGTAGGAGCCTGCACAAATTTCTAATTTCATAGTTCAAATTCAATATTTCTAAAAATACTTGGCTTTCGGGGTTAATAAATACTTTTACCTTTGATTAGTGTGTCCTGTTTTTCTTGATTGCATACTGCATATGTAAATCCTTGTTGAAGCGCGTATGAGCCATATTCACCTTTTTTGTTTAACGCTAAAAAACCGACTTGAATTTCTTTTGCTTTTTCGGGCTTCTTTTGGATGATACGTTGAATAGCTTCTTTACAGGCGTCTTCCGGACTATAACCCTGGCGCATAAGTTCTACGACTAAAAAACTTCCAACCGTGCGGATTACTTCTTCGCCGACACCGGTTGATGTAGCGCCTCCAACCTCATTGTCGACGTACAATCCGGCTCCAATGATGGGGCTGTCACCGACGCGGCCATGCATTTTAAAAGCCATACCGCTTGTGGTACAAGCGCCGGATAGATTGCCGTTCTTATCTAAAGCAAGCATCCCGATTGTATCATGATTGTATTGATTTCCAGGTAATTTAGTGGGTGAAAAACGCTGATTCTCTATGTTGATTATCGGTTGATACTCGCCTTCTTTTAACCACTCTTTCCAAGCTTTTTCGGACTCAGGAGTTAATAGATTTTCTTCTTTAAATCCATTTTCCAATGCAAATTGTAGCGCACCTTCACCTACGAGCATTACGTGAGGTGTTTTTTCCATAACTAGGCGTGCAATAGAAATGGCATGAGTTATATTCTCTAATGCGGCCACAGACCCGCAGTTCCCAAGTTCATCCATAATGCAAGCGTCTAATGTGACGTAGCCGTCGCGATCGGGATAACCACCTTTCCCGACAGTTTGGTTCTTTAAGTCGGCCTCCGGAACTTTAACCCCTTGCTCAACAGCATCGAGCGCTCTCCCTCCACTTTTTAGTACTTCCCAGGCTGCTTGATTAGCGGCTATGCCGAAGTCCCAAGTAGAAATAACAATTGGATTGTTGCTTAGATGAGAAGGACGATGAGCAAAGGACGCCATGGGTGTGAATGTTGAAAATGATCCTACTGATAATGAGCTGAAAAAGCCCGATTTAAGAAATGTTCTGCGATTAATCATGAAGTGAAGATACGGAAAACAGTCAATTATTTTGTAGATTGCGGTATGAAATCGATCCTCAACAAACTTCTTTTAATTGGTATATTAACTATGGTCAGTAATAGTCTTTCTGCACAAAATTGGATTAACGTAAAGGACACGGAGAATTTTGATAAGTGGCGTGATTTTGTTGTAAAAATAAAAGATACGTATGCTCCTGACTCTCGTGACATTTATTTGTCAGTATACGATGATGAAGAACAAGCGGGCAAGTATGTCATTGAGACGACTTCTACTGAAATACAGTCTTATGTTTTGAATGAAGAAAAAGGCTCTACTTTCACTGTAAAATTGCTCCCAGATAGTGATTTGAACGGAAAGACGAAAGGCATTATAAACCTTTCAGTCGCAAATCTTCGTACACGACCAAGCCATTCTGCAGAAATGGCAACTCAAACTTTATTGGGTACGCCGGTTGATGTTTTAAAGAAGTTAGGTGGATATTATTTAATTCGGACGCCGGAAGGGTATCTGGCTTATGTGGATCGGTATGGTGTGCAACCGAAAACCGAGGAAGAATTAGCTAATTGGACAAGCAGAAACCGTGCGATTTACGTTGCAGACTATGGTCATGCTTATCTTGAAGCGAATACGACATCGCCCCGGGTATCTGATTTGGTTATGGGGAATATTTTGACTGTTGTTTCTGAAGGTGAGGATTACTGGCAATTGGAGTATCCGGATGGCCGACTAGGTTATGTGGAGAGTAACCGCCTGATGAAATATGATGATTGGAAAGCGATGGTAAAACCGCAAGCAGATAGTGTGCTCCAAGTTGCGAAGAGAATGATCGGCGTGCCTTATTTATGGGGTGGAACATCTATTAAAGGTGTAGATTGTAGCGGCTTTACGAAAACTAGTTATTTTATGAATGGTCTTATTATTCCACGAGATGCGTCGCAACAGTACCGACAGGGAGAGGAGTTAAACATTATGACGGATGGTGATTTGGATGTGAAGAAAGCAGTGAGTAATTTGAAAAAAGGAGATCTGATATTTTTCTCAGCATCTAAAGAAACGAATCCAAAACAACCGATTACACATGTTGCCATTTATATGGATAATGGCGAGTTTATCCATGCTGCAGGTATTGTACGTATTAATAGTTTTGACCCTACTGCACCGAATTACGATAGTCAATCTTTAACTATTGTTGGTGCGCGCCGGTATTTGGATAACGAGGAATTTATCGCGAGCCACACATTAAACTCCAAAAAAGGGTATTAAAATGTTAAACAGAACGTCTAAACAGGATTTGCATTTTTTTAGCGACGCAGTGGTTAAAAAAATGGGCAAATTTACGCTTTATTATAAACCTTATTCATTGGTGTTAAATCATGTGTTTACGGTGGCTAGTGGTTCACGATCATCGACTCCAGTTGTATTGGTTGCTTTAGAATATGACGGGGTTGTGGGATACGGCGAAGCGTCAATGCCTTTTTATTTGGGCGAGAGTCATGAAACGGTATTAGGATTTTTAGCGCAGGTTGACCTGTCGTCTTTTTCAAATCCTTTTTTGACCGAAGATATTTTGAGTTATGTAGATCAGTTGATGCTTAAGAATACGGCTGCAAAGGCATCGATTGATATTGCTCTGCATGACTTGTTAGGGAAGTTAATGCAGCAACCCTGGTATCGGATATGGGGCTTTAATCCTGAAAACACACCAAACACATCGTTTACTATTGGTATTGATAAGCCTGATGTAATCAGGGAAAAAGTCAAGGAGGCTAAGCCTTATAAGCTTCTAAAAGTAAAGCTGGGTTTGGATAGTGACAAAGAGATGATAGAGACTATTCGTGAGGTAACAGATGCCCCAATCTGTGTAGATGTTAACCAAGGGTGGAAGGACAGGCGGGAAGCGCTGGAAATGGCTCATTGGCTTGAGGAACGTGGGGTAGTATTTATTGAGCAACCGATGCCGAAGGAACGAATTGACGACAATGCCTGGCTGACTGAAAATAGCCCCTTGCCCACGATTGCTGATGAAGCTGTACAGCGGCTTTCGGATGTTCCGAAAGCTAGTGGTGTATATAGTGGTATCAATATTAAATTAATGAAATGTACCGGATTGAGAGAAGCGCGGGCAATGGTAGAATTGGCAAGAAATTATGATTTAAAAGTGATGTTGGGATGTATGACCGAAACCTCCTGTGCGATTAGTGCTGCGGCTCAATTGGCGCCAGCAGTAGATTGGGCTGATCTAGACGGAGCTCTCCTTATTGGCAATGATGTTTATCAGGGTATGTGGGTAGACGACGGGAAAATCATGTTGTCTGATAATCCTGGTATTGGTGTTAATTTTATAAAAAATTGATAACCAGTATCTAAAGTGGCTAGATTATTGTTGTAATGGACACAGAGTAGTTACAGTTACTCTAAACTAATTAAAAATTCCATGAGTATGCTAAACAAAACCCAACCTCAAACTAAAAGTTTATTGGTGTCAGAGCCTTTCATGTTAGATCCTAATTTTAACCGTTCCGTTGTATTACTTGCGGAACATAATGAACAGGGCAGTATGGGTTGGGTATTAAATCAACCCTCTAATTTGGTGTTGAGCGATGTAATGGACGATATATATGACGCTAATTTTCGTCTATTTATCGGCGGTCCGGTAGGGCAGGATTCTATTCAGTTCGTTCATAAATGCTATGATAAACTCAATAGCGGTATTGATCTTGGCGATGGAGTCTAT from Pedobacter indicus carries:
- a CDS encoding riboflavin synthase; the protein is MFTGIIETVGTVKKIKAEGTNLHFTVNSSLSNELKIDQSVSHNGVCLTVVEVNGDEHLVTAVHETLNKSTLGDLKEGDLLNLERCTPVGGRLDGHIVQGHVDQKAVCIDKKDENGSWLFSFRYDPSFGNITVEKGSISINGVSLTVFNSKNDSFTVTIIPYTYEHTSFKDIEIGTEVNLEFDIVGKYVARLLATRGLTH
- a CDS encoding acetyl-CoA carboxylase biotin carboxylase subunit produces the protein MKKILIANRGEIAIRVIRSAHEMGISTVAVYSDADRTALHVQHADEAVYIGKSSASDSYLSISKIIEACKQTNVDAVHPGYGFLSENPLFAKALEKESIKLIGPSSEAMELMGNKLSAKKLALAHKIPLLKGTSHPISDTNEALQQARDIGFPILIKAAAGGGGKGMRIVQDQEDFLNELKLAISEASSAFGDGSVFLERYISAPKHVEIQVLADEHGNSIYLFERECSIQRRHQKVIEEAPCSVLTPAIREKMGKCALDLVKACNYTGAGTVEFIVDNQLNFYFLEMNTRLQVEHPITELITGVDLVKEQINIAQGKVLSLTQEDVNIQGHAIELRIYAEDPKNNFLPDTGMLDNYKIPSGPGVRVDNAYDIGMEVSVYYDPMIAKLSVWGKDRHEAIQRMKRAITEYKITGIKNTLNFGSFVMDHPAFQDGSYNTKFIDIHFQSESIENCDKDALISALIGNYLFKKKQQPDPLSNSQKNNSRSNWRRNRTN
- a CDS encoding N-acetylglucosamine kinase; protein product: MIIIADGGSTKTNWCVIDNSGKKIYFNTEGYNPYFVSKEYIQSSLKKGLPEDLNLEDITEVHYYGAGVHNEEKAEIIKDAFSHFFTKAEIAVGHDLLAAARALLGTETGFAAILGTGTNTCIYDGEDVAMNIDSAAYILGDEGSGCYIGKKLLTDYVRGLMPENVRQEFWNTYKITPDEVMDRVYTQPLANRFCASFSKFAYDCAVNIEYLRGIVKSSFADFFTNLVSKYPDYKNYSFNCIGSVGYNFRNVLEETASEFGMTTGRIIRSPIDDLVKYHINQAKK
- a CDS encoding NUDIX hydrolase, which codes for MQTHLPHLQSIFTADCVIFGFDEGEIKVLLVERNEYPYKDWWGLPGFFVEKDETIDDAVERILYEHTGLRNIFMEQLYTFGDLKRHPQGRVITVAYYALLRIKNTLALKPHSDYVKRAEWHPINDLPELAFDHNNIITKSLEKIRSKLKNSSIAFELLPEKFTLTQLQKVYEAISGRSLDKRNFRKKMLNYNILKELDEKQRGVSYRAARLYKFDRRQYAKVFQNELSFGK
- the pfkA gene encoding 6-phosphofructokinase; translated protein: MAKKINRIGVFTSGGDAPGMNACIRAVVRTALYNDLKVTGILQGYQGMISNQFIDMNSRSVSNIIQLGGTILKTARCTEFRTSEGRKLAYENIKAAGIDALIGIGGDGTFTGIEVFSREFDIPVIGIPGTIDNDLYGSDFTLGFDTACNTVIEAIDKIRDTAASHDRLFFVEVMGRDSGCIALNSGIAGGAEAILMPETGTAIEDLISQLEKAAQGKKTSTIVIIAEGEMNGGAYNVAKRVKSKFDFYDTKVTILGHLQRGGAPSSFDRVLASRLGFAAVNILLAGKSRRVVGLRGNGIVDIDITESINNKAFKLADDMIELSNVLAI
- the gap gene encoding type I glyceraldehyde-3-phosphate dehydrogenase, which gives rise to MKIGINGFGRIGRLAFRAAIKRDDIEIVGVNDLVSPDYLAYMLKYDSTHGRFDGTVEEKDGHLVVNGKTIRVTAEKDPANLKWDEVGAEVILECTGFFLTQELAQKHIEAGAKKVVLSAPAKDDTPTFVVGVNHKELKADQKIVSNASCTTNCLAPMVKVLNDNFGIVEGLMTTVHAVTATQKTVDGPSQKDWRGGRGAYQNIIPSSTGAAKAVGLVIPEIQGKLTGMSFRVPVADVSVVDLTVRLEKPTTYDQIKKAFKDASEGELKGVVGYTEEDVVSEDFKGDPRTSIFDAKAGIALNDNFVKVVAWYDNEWGYSNKLIDLVQEVGKLS
- a CDS encoding copper homeostasis protein CutC is translated as MKLEICAGSYKSALIAQEAGADRIELCENLNEGGTTPSFGTLQLVKENITIDINVLIRPRSGDFLYTESEFEIMKEDVLFCKKLGFNGVVIGILLFDGSIDIDRTKTLVQLAKPMSVTFHRAFDVCNNPETALEAIIEAGCDRLLTSGLKNTAIEGSATLKQLIEQANDRIIIMPGSGVKSTNIKFLKELVPAIEWHASAKSIFPSQMEYHNPAIENMGSDIFQSDPVEIKSLLQKLNE
- a CDS encoding N(4)-(beta-N-acetylglucosaminyl)-L-asparaginase codes for the protein MINRRTFLKSGFFSSLSVGSFSTFTPMASFAHRPSHLSNNPIVISTWDFGIAANQAAWEVLKSGGRALDAVEQGVKVPEADLKNQTVGKGGYPDRDGYVTLDACIMDELGNCGSVAALENITHAISIARLVMEKTPHVMLVGEGALQFALENGFKEENLLTPESEKAWKEWLKEGEYQPIINIENQRFSPTKLPGNQYNHDTIGMLALDKNGNLSGACTTSGMAFKMHGRVGDSPIIGAGLYVDNEVGGATSTGVGEEVIRTVGSFLVVELMRQGYSPEDACKEAIQRIIQKKPEKAKEIQVGFLALNKKGEYGSYALQQGFTYAVCNQEKQDTLIKGKSIY